A region from the Xenopus laevis strain J_2021 chromosome 4S, Xenopus_laevis_v10.1, whole genome shotgun sequence genome encodes:
- the LOC121393272 gene encoding peroxisome proliferator-activated receptor gamma coactivator-related protein 1-like produces the protein MSGIQKVSADSAPGSSMDVSDRSSRLNEILRWAQFEAGEEDLLLLNRACLRSAAVTPTGSESPPSEEATSPAPPSSHSRAPAGHASLKRSSTRSAKPAAKRSHTAPPGRLARKKPPRTCSAPPLPTLDAAACLLSPPSTASSLMPPPIPLRPPAPPPRRKSATSGGTNRQPPLTPAGVCSAARPAGFLTALPSASGLVAPPPPPPLTATSSPPAASSSTTPAWPSMTPPPSLGPSAVAMGGAASSSALSSSSISSTVLDPEIRGSFRAVATSTAPVTAPQPGLALQFPPQNDLASVAVQENFSSQDIGQPLMVWIIGHSFVFHAKKRAEERPYGVNLGLENVNIVWMGVRGLKWDDMLPIALQMSTRWGIPAIITVHLGGNDIGSFRSIDLIRNIKRDLAQLRFLFPDSCIVWSEVIPRLIWLQDVRPLERCRKKVNFCISKFAKSVNILVHRHFELELGGEGLYWHDRVHLSDIGYDIFNMGIQDALEKAIKVWGWPRPN, from the exons ATGTCAGGAATCCAGAAAGTCAGCGCTGATTCGGCTCCGGGTTCGTCCATGGATGTGAGTGATAGATCGTCGCGTTTGAATGAGATTCTTCGTTGGGCACAGTTTGAAGCAGGCGAAGAGGACCTCCTTTTGTTGAACAGGGCTTGCCTGCGCTCCGCTGCAGTGACCCCGACTGGGTCTGAGTCTCCGCCTTCAGAGGAAGCAACGTCACCGGCTCCTCCCAGCTCCCATTCAAGAGCCCCGGCTGGTCACGCCTCCTTAAAGCGGTCCAGTACCCGCTCAGCGAAGCCGGCCGCCAAGAGGTCCCATACAGCTCCTCCGGGACGCCTAGCCAGGAAGAAGCCTCCACGGACCTGCTCTGCTCCTCCGCTTCCCACCCTAGATGCCGCTGCCTGTCTACTTTCTCCGCCCAGCACCGCGTCTAGTCTGATGCCTCCGCCCATTCCGCTTCGTCCTCCGGCTCCTCCGCCTCGCAGGAAGTCTGCGACGAGTGGCGGCACCAACCGCCAACCTCCTCTCACGCCGGCCGGCGTTTGCTCCGCTGCCCGACCAGCCGGCTTCTTGACAGCCCTGCCTTCCGCTTCCGGCTTGGTAGCTCCGCCTCCTCCGCCTCCGCTGACAGCGACTTCATCTCCTCCTGCGGCTTCGTCCAGCACCACTCCAGCATGGCCTTCGATGACCCCGCCACCTTCCCTGGGCCCTTCTGCGGTTGCTATGGGTGGAGCTGCCTCATCCTCCGCCCTTTCCAGCAGCTCTATTAGCAGCACGGTTCTTGATCCTGAGATAAGGGGCTCTTTTAGAGCCGTCGCAACTTCAACTGCTCCTGTTACTGCTCCTCAGCCTGGCCTGGCTTTACAGTTTCCTCCTCAGAATGATCTTGCTTCCGTGGCTGTACAGGAGAACTTTTCATCACAGGATATAG GACAACCGCTCATGGTATGGATTATTGGTCATTCCTTTGTCTTTCATGCGAAGAAACGGGCCGAAGAACGTCCTTATGGTGTCAATTTAGGTCTCGAGAATGTGAATATAGTTTGGATGGGAGTAAGAGGCCTCAAATGGGATGATATGTTGCCAATTGCCCTGCAAATGTCTACAAGATGGGGTATTCCTGCCATAATTACTGTCCATTTAGGTGGTAATGATATTGGGTCATTCAGGTCTATTGACCTCATTAGGAATATAAAAAGGGATTTAGCTCAATTACGTTTCCTTTTCCCTGACAGTTGTATTGTCTGGTCCGAGGTAATTCCTAGATTAATTTGGCTGCAGGATGTTCGTCCATTAGAACGTTGCaggaaaaaagttaatttttgtatttctaaatttgcTAAGAGTGTGAACATTTTAGTTCATCGTCATTTTGAGTTGGAGTTAGGTGGAGAAGGCCTGTATTGGCATGATAGAGTGCATCTTTCAGATATTGGATATGACATATTCAATATGGGTATTCAAGATGCTTTAGAAAAGGCAATCAAAGTGTGGGGTTGGCCAAGACCAAACTAA